From Bacteroides uniformis:
TCATGGCATGAAAGGAAAAAATGGATGGGGACGAACCTTTTATATGGCACAAGGATTAGCAGATTTAGGACATGATGTGACCTTATTAACAATCAATCCTAAATGTTCATTCTTTAAGATAAATACTATTATCTATCAAGGTGTTAAAATAAAAGTACTACCAGACTTTTTTCCTGCCAAAATGAAATCCTCAGGTTTTGCTATTTGGAGTACTTTATTTGGATTGATATACTCGATGTTCCATAAATTTGAAATATGTATAGCAGATTGTGGACATAGATTTACTTCCTTACCTTGTAAATTAAATAGATTTATTTATCATTCTGTTTATATTTCTGAGTGGTGGGATTTCTTTGGTAAAGGAGGTTATATTAAAAAGAAAAGTAGATTGTTTAGGTTAACATACGGTAGACTGGAATGCTATAATGAACTCAACGATAAAAGAAAAGCTGATGCTATAGTCGTATTATCTACTTTTATGAAAGATAGGGCTGTTGAAAATGGAATTGACTCAGAAAAAATTTTTATTGTTCCTGGTGGGTCTATAGTGAAAGATGTAAAGCCGTTATATCCATCCTATTCATCTGTTGAAAAACGAAAAATAAATATAGCATACATTGGCATTAATAATCACGAAATTGATTTGATAGCTCCGTTTATAGAAGCATTGAAATGTGAAAATGTTAAAAACAGTTACAGGTTGATTCTATATGGGAATACTATCTCAAACGAAAAGTGGAATCAATTAGGATTGTCTGAAATTGCTGAATATAGAGGATGGTTAGATTATTCTAAAGATGTTTCTACCTTAAAAGATATAGATGTGTTTTTGCAATTATTAGATGACAACAATGTTTCTAAAGCTGGATGGCCTAATAAATTAGGTGATTATTTAGCATTTGGGAAGCCCGTTATATTGTCACCTTATGGTGATATAATTGATTTTGTAAAAAATGAAAAAGGTTTTTTTATAGTAGAATACAATAAATACTCGATATTAAAAATTTTACAAGAAATTAAAGATATACCTTATAGCGATTTAAAGACCATGGGGTACGCTAA
This genomic window contains:
- a CDS encoding glycosyltransferase; the protein is MKVLYSHHGMKGKNGWGRTFYMAQGLADLGHDVTLLTINPKCSFFKINTIIYQGVKIKVLPDFFPAKMKSSGFAIWSTLFGLIYSMFHKFEICIADCGHRFTSLPCKLNRFIYHSVYISEWWDFFGKGGYIKKKSRLFRLTYGRLECYNELNDKRKADAIVVLSTFMKDRAVENGIDSEKIFIVPGGSIVKDVKPLYPSYSSVEKRKINIAYIGINNHEIDLIAPFIEALKCENVKNSYRLILYGNTISNEKWNQLGLSEIAEYRGWLDYSKDVSTLKDIDVFLQLLDDNNVSKAGWPNKLGDYLAFGKPVILSPYGDIIDFVKNEKGFFIVEYNKYSILKILQEIKDIPYSDLKTMGYANRQLAEKISWKNRAKNIEYICNKIRFNNETVKN